AGGGAATTAAAATCACGAATAACAGCTGGAGTGGTGGAGAATACGATCCATTACTTGAAGAAGCAATTGAAAATTCAAATAGCTTATTTGTAGCTGCTGCTGGTAATGATGGAATGGATAATGATGAAGAAGGGGCTTATCCTGCTAGTTACGAAAGTTCTAATATCTTATCAGTTGCCGCTGTTGATAACAAAGGTAACTTAGCGTCTTTCTCAAACTATGGCGCCGAATCTGTTGATGTTGCTGCTCCTGGAGTTGACATATTAAGTTCAGTTCCTAAATACCCAATCGATGAAATTTTAGCAAAATTGAAAATTAAGGGTGGAGCTGGAGCATCAGCTCAAATTGCTGGAGAAAATTACAAGGCAATTTTTGATGGTATAGGCTACGAAAAAATTAAGGATTCTGAAAGACAAGATGTTTTTGACAAAGCTTTAAGCTATTTAGATATAAAGGATAGTAAGAAAATTTTACTTGTTCAAGATGATGAACATGATCTTGCTCAAATATTCAATGACGAACCAGAACTATCAAAGATATTTAAAGACTATTCACCTATATATAATGAACTGTTGCCTAACGTGGATAAAGTAACAATAAGTTCTGAATCCTCTCTTTCAGATTACAAGAGCAGTAACGATTTATCCTCTTACGAAGCTGTAGTTTGGTATACGGGTAACGGACTTGGATTTTTCTCTGAAGATGGTACAACTTTAACTAAAAATGATACAGACATGTTAAAAAATTATCTTTCCAGTGGTGGTAAATTATTATTATCTGGTGTAAACGCCTTATCTGGACAAGAGAAATCAACATTTGTTAAGGATACATTAGGTTTAAATGTATACCCAGATATGGGACCAAGTTTGAATGTAAAAGGATTAGCTGGAATCTATGATCATACTAATTTAAATGTAAATAGGTTTGATTTCCCATACTATTTCGCTGATTTTCTTCAATCTAATAATTCTAAGGCAGTCATAAATTCAGAATATGTTTCTGATTATTCACAAGCATATGATTATTATAGTGGAACATCTATGGCAACTCCACATACTACAGGTACTGCTGCTATTTTATTAGGCTTACAACCGAACATGTCACCAGAGATGCTTAAACTATATACAAGTGCAAAAGGAACGAAATTAGATTCACTAAAAGGTTTTGTAGGCACTGGAAATATGGTTAGAGCATCTGATATTGATAAATTTGATGACAATGATACGCCAGGAGTCCCATTAGATAAGTTTGTTAAAGATGGCAAATTAGTAGAGAAAACTCCTACTAGTGTTGGAAATAAAAATGATGTTTATGCAATATCGTTAAAAGAAGGCCAAGGAATTACATTCTTATTGGATGGTCAAGCAGGAACCGATTTTGACTTGTACGTTTATAATGAATCAACATCGAGCGTAAATAATAAAAATGGTATGGTTGCTAATTCAGAGAACGTAAATACCTCGAAAGAAAAGATTAACTTTATAGCTCCTAGAACTGGTATTTATTTTGTAAATGTTTATGACTACAAAGGTACAGGAAACTATAAACTTTACACTGGTAATTTCGATGGTTCGTATGAAGATGATTCTAGCCTTGTGACTTTAGATGGAGATTGGATGCCAGTAATGAATCAACAATTTTCAGAACAAATGGCAGGAGTACTTAATTCTAAAGGAGAAGTTAGTTTTTCATTTGTTGGGTCTAGTATTGAATGGCAAGGTTATAAAGATCCAACACAAGGAATTGCCGATGTTTATATAGACGGCAATAAGATTGCTTCTCCATCTCTTTATAATAGTACGTTCAAATCAAAACAAAGTTTATTAAAATATGAATTTAAAACTTATGGCAATCACTCTATCAGAATTGTATGGGCAGGAAAAAGTGATCCAGCGGCAAGAAAATCAGCTACAGGGATTAATTTAGATAAATTTGTTGTAAAAGAAAATCCTATTTCATTGAAAACATCTTTTGACACTAATATGAAATATCCTGTGATTTCATGGACAGCAAAGAACTGGGCTGAAGCATATACTATTTACCGTAAAGAGTCTACGGAAAAAAACTATGCAAAAATAAATACTATCAAAACAGCATCTTATGTGGATAAGACAGCAAAACCAGGCAAAAAATACGACTATGTTGTAACTATTAATATAGATAATAGAGAGACACCTTTTTCATCACCAATTACGTACGTTTATGATGATGATATTAAAGGAAGAATCTATATATCAGGTACTGCAAAAGGAGATCTTAATACTGACGCTAAAGATTTAAACGACGTTTGGGCTAAAAATTTAGAAGCGGGCAAAACATATGAAATTTCGTTAACTGGCCCTACTAATGCAAACTTTGATCTTTCATTATACAACATTGGTACATCATCTATTTATGGTTCGAAAGAATTGAAAAAGTCTGCTAGTAGCACGTCTAATGAAAAAATTGTCTTTAAACCAACAAAAACTGGAATGTACTATATCGTTCCTTTTGCTGTAAAAGGCTCTGGGCAATATAGTATAAATATTTCAGTGCAAACAACGAAATCAGTAGAAAACAATGATTCCAATATTAAATACACTGGAACTTGGAGTCAGTTAAATTATAAGAGCGCTTCTAGTGGAACAATTAATCAAACAAAAGGCTCTACTGGATCGCTTCAATACAATTTTAGTGGTACGGGTATAACTGTATATGCTTTAAAAGATAAGAATATGGGTAGAGCAGATATTTATATCGATGGTAAAAAAATAAAGCAAGTTGATCTTTACTCTTCAAGCCGTAAATATAAGGTAAATGTATTCGATCTACAAAATCTAGCAAATAAAGCTCACACGATTAAAATTGTTGCTTCTGGTACAAAATCTAGTGCAGCAACAAACAAGTTAATAAATGTTGATTCATTTAAATTAACTCAGTTTTCTTCAGTTAAATAATAATCGTAAGCATTTGCAAAACAAAAAATCCTGATTGCTCTTTTGAGTCGATCAGGATTTTTTTTTGAATTTAAACTATTTAATTTACCTTTATCAAAGGAAATAAAAAGGTAACAAATTTTGTGAAATATTTTGAATGATATAGACGTTTTGATTTAGAGTATGTATCGGAAGGGGCAAGAAAAAAAGAATTAACCATTGGTATTTCAAAATCATTTGGCTTCGGTGGGTCATAAATCTGCTATTATA
This genomic interval from Gottfriedia acidiceleris contains the following:
- a CDS encoding S8 family serine peptidase; translation: MKKKNYLALPVSTILLFSSIYSGTVQAASVTGANSTVANQLNSGKNLRKSQMKEVPKASGKVLPKKAESKIETKLRDKLKNKQSVTKHNEQTGELIVKYKKKVTTGEITTLQKKYSLKSSKKLKNLNAEVVKIPSGESTSEYITKLKKDSNVESVQPNYKYYPSDFDSTPDYFNQGKGKLWGLNNTGQTINESLGKEDIDVNAPESWNQYGSKLSEVLVGVIDTGVDISHPDLKGKIWTNPGETGDGKENDGIDNDHDGYVDDVHGWDFYNDDNSVYDPLDGDEHGTHVSGTIAAELTIDKKGIVGVAPNVKIVPLKFLGPYGGTTADAIEAIEYAKNKGIKITNNSWSGGEYDPLLEEAIENSNSLFVAAAGNDGMDNDEEGAYPASYESSNILSVAAVDNKGNLASFSNYGAESVDVAAPGVDILSSVPKYPIDEILAKLKIKGGAGASAQIAGENYKAIFDGIGYEKIKDSERQDVFDKALSYLDIKDSKKILLVQDDEHDLAQIFNDEPELSKIFKDYSPIYNELLPNVDKVTISSESSLSDYKSSNDLSSYEAVVWYTGNGLGFFSEDGTTLTKNDTDMLKNYLSSGGKLLLSGVNALSGQEKSTFVKDTLGLNVYPDMGPSLNVKGLAGIYDHTNLNVNRFDFPYYFADFLQSNNSKAVINSEYVSDYSQAYDYYSGTSMATPHTTGTAAILLGLQPNMSPEMLKLYTSAKGTKLDSLKGFVGTGNMVRASDIDKFDDNDTPGVPLDKFVKDGKLVEKTPTSVGNKNDVYAISLKEGQGITFLLDGQAGTDFDLYVYNESTSSVNNKNGMVANSENVNTSKEKINFIAPRTGIYFVNVYDYKGTGNYKLYTGNFDGSYEDDSSLVTLDGDWMPVMNQQFSEQMAGVLNSKGEVSFSFVGSSIEWQGYKDPTQGIADVYIDGNKIASPSLYNSTFKSKQSLLKYEFKTYGNHSIRIVWAGKSDPAARKSATGINLDKFVVKENPISLKTSFDTNMKYPVISWTAKNWAEAYTIYRKESTEKNYAKINTIKTASYVDKTAKPGKKYDYVVTINIDNRETPFSSPITYVYDDDIKGRIYISGTAKGDLNTDAKDLNDVWAKNLEAGKTYEISLTGPTNANFDLSLYNIGTSSIYGSKELKKSASSTSNEKIVFKPTKTGMYYIVPFAVKGSGQYSINISVQTTKSVENNDSNIKYTGTWSQLNYKSASSGTINQTKGSTGSLQYNFSGTGITVYALKDKNMGRADIYIDGKKIKQVDLYSSSRKYKVNVFDLQNLANKAHTIKIVASGTKSSAATNKLINVDSFKLTQFSSVK